CTACGTGACCGTGGAGGCTTGCCGCACGCGCCAGGATACGGATACCGACTGGGCGGATGGCAGGGCGGTGGTGCAGGCGGCGGTGCGTCAGGCGGTGGCGAACTTCTGCCTCAAGCCGGCCGACCGCGCCTATCTGGAGAGCGTCCTGCCGGACGCATCGACCATCCTGCCTCTGAAGCCGTTCACCGATCTCGCCGATCTGCCCGACGCCGCCGTCCCGCAGGACACCGGCGCCGATGGCGACGGACCGCTGATCCTCGCCGTGGGGATGATGCGTCCGGGTGCCAAGATCGAGTCCTACCGGCTCCTCGCCGAGGCGATGTCGGGTCTTCTCGACCGGCCATGGCGCCTCACGATCGTGGGCGACGGACCCGGGCGGAGCGAAGTCGAGGCCATGTTCGCCCTTGCCGGCAACCGGGTGCGCTTCACGGGCGCCCTCCCCCATCCCGAGGTGCTGGGCTGGATACAGCGGGCCGATCTCTTCGCCTGGCCTGGCGTGCGGGAGGCCTTCGGCGTCGCCTATCTGGAGGCGCAGGCGAACGGCCTGCCGGTGGCCGCCTTCGCCACGACGGGCGTTCCCGTGGTCGTCGCCCACGGCGAAAGCGGATTGCTCGCCCCGGAATTCGACGTCGCGGCCTACCGCGGAAACCTGGCCCGGCTGCTGTCCTCGCCTGAGGACCGCGCGCGTCTCGGCGCCGGAGGCCGGGCAAAGGTCATGCGCGAACATGGACTGGAGGCCGCGGCCATGGCGCTGAAGACGGTCCTGTCACCGCTCTTGGCGACGCGACCTGCGCAGGACGGCACGGCTTGAGCGCCTTCGCCGCCGTCGAGGAGGAACTGGCGCTCTGGGCCGAGGCCGGCCTTACGCCGCGCTTCTGGCTGCGCGACGACGACGCGGTGGAGGCCACGGCGGCGCTGGAACGGCTGATCGGCTTCGCCCGCCGTCGCAGCGTGCCGGTGTTGCTCGCCGTGATTCCGGCGCGGGCGACACAGGCGCTGGCCGACCGGCTGGCGGACGAACCGCTCCTGACGCCCTGCCAGCACGGAATCGCTCATTGCAACAACGCGGCCGCCGGCACACCCTCGCTCGAACTCGGCGGCACGAGGCCGGCAAAAGAGATCCTCGCCGATCTGGCGGATGCGCGCGCCCGGCTGCTGGAGCTCTTCGGCAAGCGTCTCTCCGGCATCCTGGTGCCGCCGTGGAACCGGATGGCACCGGACGTGGCCGCGCAGTTGCACGCCCTCGGCTTCACCGGCCTGTCGACCTGGTCCTGGCAGCGCAAGGGCACGTCCCTGCCCGAACTCAACACCCAGATCGACGTGATGGACTGGGCCGGCGGACACCGCGGCCGCGACCTCTCCTGGACGGCAGGCGAACTCGTCCGGCGGCTGATCCAGGCCCGCGAAAGGGGCGGCGCGCCGCTCGGCATCCTCACCCACCATCTCGTCCACGACGAGCGTGCCTGGGCGACGCTCGACGAACTCGTGACGTGGCTGGCGGAAGACCGCGGCTTCGTTTTCGAGAGCGCTGACGACCTGATCGCGGCAGGCGCCGCGATGCGGTTCTGACGAAGCCGGCACTCCGGCCCCGTTGGTGCCTCAGGCCGTGTGGTAGGGGTCAGCCGCGTCGCGCAGTCCGTCGCCCAGGAAATTGAAAGCGAGGATGACGAGGATGACCGGCACCACCGGCAGGATCAGCCAGGGATAGAGCGCCACCACGTTGATGTTCTGCGCCTCGTTGAGCAGCACGCCCCAGCTCGTCACCGGCGGACGCAGGCCGAGGCCCAGGAAGGACAGCGCCGTCTCGCCGAGGATCATCGTCGGGATGGTGATGGTCGCGGAGGCGATCAGATGGCTCATGAAGCCCGGGATCAGGTGGCGGAAGATGATGCGCGGCGGCGAAGCGCCCATCAGTTCGGCCGCCACCACATACTCTTCCTCGCGCAGCGACAGCAGCTTCGACCGCACCGCCCGCGCGAGCCCCGTCCAGTCGATCAGGCCGAGGATGATCGTGATGCCGAAATAGACCACGATCGGCGACCACGTCACCGGCATGATGGCGGCGAGCGCCAGCCAGAGGGGAATGCTGGGCAGACTTTGAAGAACCTCGATGATGCGCTGTACGACATGGTCGATCCAGCCGCCGTAATATCCGGCCATGCCGCCGATGGTGATGCCGAGCAGGAAGGACACGGTGATGCCGATCAGGCCGATGGTCAGCGATATTCGCGTACCGTAGATGATGCGCGAGAGCACGTCGCGCCCCAGCCGGTCGGTGCCCAGCAGGTAGAAATAGCCGTTCTCTGCCGGGCAGACGAGGTGCAGGTCGCTCTCGACCATCCCCCAGAAGCGGTAGCTGTCACCGCGGCAGAAGAAGCGCAGCGGCTGCACGTCGGTCGTGTCGGGCACGTATTCGCGCTTCAGCGTCTGCATGTTGAGCTTGTAGTCGTAGCCGTAGACGAAAGGACCGACGAAGCTGCCCTCGTGGAAGAGGTGAATGCCTTGCGGCGGCATGTAGATCGCCTTCACGTCCCGCCGCTCGAGGCCGTAGGGGGCGAGGAACTCGCTGACCAGGATCGACAGGTAGATCAGCAGCAGGAAGACGCCCGACCAGACCGCCGCGCGATGCTTGCGGAACTTCCACCACATCAGCTTCAGCTGAGAGGCGAAGTAGACCTTCTCCTGCTCAGGCGAGAGTTTCTCCACACCCTGCGGATCGAAGGGCGTCTGCGAGACGAAGTGGCTGATCGTCTCTCCGTCCGGCGGCAGCGAGGTGTTCATCGGCGTCCCCCCTGCAGCCGGATCCGGGGATCGAGGATCGCCAGCGCGATGTCGGAGACGAGGACGCCGATGACGGTCAACGTGGCGAGGAACATCAGGAAGGAGCCTGCAAGGTACATGTCCTGGCTCTGCAGCGCGCGGATGAGCAGAGGACCGGTGGTTTCGAGCGACAGCACGATGGCCACGACCTCCGCGCCGGAGATGACCGCGGGCAGGATCGAGCCGATGTCGGCGATGAAGAAGTTGAGCGACATGCGCAGCGGATACTTCAGCAGCGCCCGGGTGGGCGGCACGCCCTTGGCCCGCGCCGTCACCACGTACTGCTTCTGCAGTTCATCGAGCAGGTTGGCGCGCAGGCGGCGGATCATCCCTGCCGTGCCGGCCGTGCCGATCACGATGACCGGGATCACCATGTGCTCCGCCATCGACCAGAACTTGGGCCAGCTCATCGGCTGGTCGATGTACTGGGCATCCATCAGGTGCCCGATCGAGGTGCCGAACCAGACGTTGGCGAAGTAGAGCAGGATCAGCGCCAGCAGGAAGTTCGGCGTCGCCAGACCGAGCAGCCCCAGGAAGGTCAGTCCGTAGTCGCTCCAGGAATACTGGTGCGTCGCCGAGTAGATGCCGATCGGGAAGGCGATCAGCCATGTGAAGATGATGGTGATGGTCGAGACCAGGATGGTGAGCCAGAGACGGTTGCCCACCACCTCGCTGACCGGCAGCTCATACTCGAAGGAATAGCCGAAATCGCCCTGGAGCATGCCGCCGACCCAGGTGAAGTATCGCTCGATCAGGGGCTGGTCGAAGCCATACTCCTGCTTGAGGTACTCGATCTTCTTGGGGTCGACGGTTTCGCCCTGCGCCTGCAGTTCCGCGACATAGGTTTCGAAATAGTCGCCCGGAGGCAGCTCGATGATGATGAACACCAGCGCGCTGATGAGGAACAGCGTCGGGATGGCGGCCAGAAGGCGGTAGGCGATGTAGCGCAGCAACGCACGCTACTCCTTGTCGAACCAGAACGTGTCCGGCATGTAGACGCCGAAGAAGCTGACCGGCGAAAAGGCGTAGATGCCCTCCGCGGGGACGTTCTTCAGCGTATTGCGGACCACGACCGGCTGCAGGACGCCGTTCACCGTACCGATCGTGAAGACCTGGTCGGTGTAGATCGCCAGCATGTCGTGCCAGATCGCCGTGCGCTCCTCGGTGGTCGACGACACGCGCCAGGCCTGGAAGAGTTCGGCAAGGCGGGCGACCTCGGGAACGTCGATCTTCTCGCCCGCCACGCCGTTCGTCTCCAGATACTGGCCCCACTGCGGCCATGTTCCCTGGACGGCGGAGACCGGTGCGAGTTCCTCCGGCGGCATGTCGGGCGTCGCGAGACCGACGTTGAGGCCAGCCCAGACCGACATCATCGTCTCGCCCGAGAGGAAGCGGCGGCGCATGTTGTCGAGCTGCATCGCACGCGAGAAAACCTTGATGCCGAGCGTGCCCCAGTACTCCGTCACCAGCTGCGTGACGTCGGTCTCCTCGGTGCCGCCGGCCATCTCGATGATGATCTCGGCCCGGCGCCCGTCCGGCAGCAGACGCACGCCGTCGGCGCCGCGCTTCAGGCCGATCTCGTCGAGCAGGGCGTTGGCCCGGTCCGGATCATATTCGGCATAGGCCTGCGCATATTGCGGCTTGTAGAGCGGCGATCCCTCCAGCACCGAATTGGCCGCCGGCTGGGCCAGCCCGTAGTAGAACTGCTGGTTGATCTCTTCGCGGTGGATGCCCAGCGACAGGGCGCGCCGGAAACGGGCGTCGCGGAAGAGTTCGCGCCAGACGGGATCGCTGACGTTGAGGTTCGGCAGGTAGGCAACCTGCGAGCCGGTGCCGTCCTTCCACAGCTTGACGTCGAACTTGTGCTGCTCGCTCGACTCCTTCAGGAACGTGAAGTTGTCGAAGCGCAGATAGCGCGCCTGCAGGTCGCTGTCGCCGGTCCCGGTCTTGGCCGGGATGATGTCGGCCGAGCTTATCCCGAGATAGACCTCGTCGATGTAGGGCAGCTGGTTGCCCTCGCCGTCGACGCGGTGGAAAAAGGGATTGCGCTTGAAGACGAACCGCTCGGCCGGCGGCGGCGTGGTGTTCATCCAGGGTTCGAGGGTCGGCAGTTCCGGATTCTCGGGCCGGTAGGCCCGCGCCTTCACGGTGTGCAGGGCCACCCAGTCGCGCGACCCGGCCGCCTTGACCTTGGCGGCCAGTTCGTCGGCGGTGGCGTATTTTTCGTGGAACTGCTTCAGGTAGTGGGCCGGTTGGGCGATGTAGTTCGGGCTCGCGCCTGCCAGCGACGGCAGGAACTGCGGGTTGGGCTTGGCCCAGGTGTAGCGGACGGTGAGTTCGTCGACCACCTCGAATGTCGGAAGCTCGCCGTCGACCAGCATCACCGCCGAGGCGCCGCCGCGCGACAGCGCCTCGTTGGTCTCCACGTCCTCCCAGGCGTAGCGGAAGTCTTCCGCCGTGAACGGATGTCCGTCCGACCAGCGGTGACCGGGCCGGAGGTGGAAGGTGAAGATCCGGCCTTCCTCCACCTCGAAGCTTTCCAGGATGTCCGGCACGATCTCGAGCTGCTCGTTGAAGCCGACCAGACGCGAATAGCCGTAGATCGTCATCATGCGGATGTCCTTGGCGTCGGCCATCAGCATCCTGAGCGTTCCGCCGTAAGCGCCGTTGGTCTTGCCGTGCGCGGCCATGTCGATGACGCGCGGGACGTCCGGCAGCCGCTCTTCCATCGGCGGAAGCTTGCCGCTTTCGACGGCCTCCTTCAGCGAAGGCGGCTCTTCGGCGAAACCCGCGGAGACGAGGGTGAAGGTTGCGGCTGCGGCCATCGCCGCAAACCATCCGGCACGGCTGATGATCGTGGTCATGCGTAGATCCTTTCACGGGATGGCATGTCGCGCGCCAGGACGAGATGTCCCTCGCCGACCTGAACGAGCGACAGGTCCCTCCCGTCGCCGTTCAAGCTCTGGAACTCCGGCGGCCAGTGGTCGCTCGGATCGGATTCGTCCCCGCCCAGAGCCTCGAAATCGAGCTTGCGGTCGAGATTGACGCTCGGAACCGCGCTCAGGAGCTTCTGCGTGTAGGGGTGCATCGGACGGGCGAACAGCGTCTCGCAGTCCGCGATCTCGACGATCCGTCCGCGCCGCATCACGGCGATGCGGTCGGCGATGTACTTCACCACCGCGAGGTTGTGCGAGATGAACACCATCGTCAGCGACAGCTCGTCCTGCAGCGATTTCAGCAGGTTGAGGATCTGCGCTTGGACCGAGACGTCGAGCGCCGAGACAGGCTCGTCGCAGATCAGCAGGTCGGGGGCGAGAGCGAGCGCGCGGGCGATCCCGATGCGCTGGCGCTGCCCCCCGGAGAAGGAATGCGGATACCGGTTCAGGTGACTGGTCTGCAGGCCGACCATCGCCATCAGGTCGGCGGCCGTCTGGGTGATCTCGCGCGCGCCGCCCTGGCGATGGATCTCCAGCGGCTCGCGCAGCGTGTTGAGAATGGTCGAACGGGGGCTGAGCGATCCGAACGGGTCCTGGAAGACGATCTGGATGCGCTTGCGGAACTCTTTCAGCGCGCGGCCGTGAAGCTGGCGCACGTCGCACTTCACCTCGCCGTTGTCGAACAGGATCTCGCCGCCGTCGGCCTCGGTCGCCCGCATGATCAGCTTGCTCACCGACGACTTGCCGCAGCCGCTTTCGCCCACGATGCCGAAGCACTCGCCGCGCCGCACGTCGAAGGACACGCCGTTGACCGCGTGGATCTGGCGGTTCTGGCCGCCGAACCAGCTGCCCGACTTGATGGTGTAGGTCTTCCTGAGATCGCGCACGGTCAGCAGCGGCTTGTCGGACGAGCACCGTCCCTCGCTCGCGCGCCGCATCGAGCCGGGAATCACCTTGTCGATCTCGCGCAGTGCGACCAGCTTCTCGCCACGCTCCATGTCGAGATCGGGAACCGCCTTCATCAGCGCGCGCGTATAGGCATGTCCGGGCTTCGTGAAGATATCCTGCAGCGGCCCGGCCTCCAGGATCCTGCCGTGGTAGATCACCACCACCTCGTCGGCCATGTTGGCGACGACGCCGAGGTCGTGCGTGATCAGGAGCAGGGACATGCCGAGACGGGCCTGCAGCGACTTCAGGAGCCCGAGCACCTGCGCCTGCACGGTCACGTCCAGCGCCGTCGTCGGCTCGTCGGCGATCAGCAGCGCCGGCCGGCAGATCAGCGCCATGGCGATCATCGCACGCTGCCGCAGGCCGCCCGACAGCTCCATCGGATACATGTCGTAGGCGCGCGACGGGTCGGGAAAGTCGACGAGCTTGAGCATGTCCTCGGTCAGCGACCGCGCTTCGCCCCGGGCCACCTCGCGATGCAGGACGAGCGCTTCCTCGACCTGGTTGCCGATCGTGTGGAGCGGCGACAGCGACGTCATCGGCTCCTGGAAGATCATGGCGATACGCCCGCCGCGAAGTGCGCGCATCTCCGCCTTTTCCGGATCGAGCGCGGCGATGTCTATGTCGGAGCCAGCCACCGCTGGGTCGCGGAACCGGATCCTCCCGCCCGTCACCTTCGCCACCTTGGGCAGGATGCCGAGGATCGCCTGCGCGATGATGGACTTGCCGGAGCCCGACTCGCCGACGAGAGCGACCGTCTTGCCCGCCGGAATCCGGAAGCTGACGCCCTTCACGACCTCGATGCTGCTCTGTTGTATCGCGATCGAGATGCGCAAGTCCTCGATACGCAGCAAGTCCCGTCTGTCGCCCAAGTCGATCTGTCCCATCCCTGACGGTCTCTTACGCCCGGCCGTCTTGCCCCTGCGGCCGGCGGCGGCGAAGGGCCTGGCCGGGCGAGGAATTGCCGGGAGTTTTGCAATTCCCTCTCCCGGCGGCAAGAGGCGGAAGAGGCCTATTCTCAATTTGCTTCAAGCAAGCCCCCGAACCTGCGTCCATGCGTTCACAGCTCGTCGAGCCGGCCGTTCGACCAGCGAAAGACGCGGTCGTGCGGTATCGCCCGACGCATCGTCTCGTCCCTGCCAAGTCCCTCTAGCACCCCGATCATGACGCGCAGATTTCCGCTGTGCGTCACGACGATTGGTAACGCGTCGGTGACGAGGCTGTGTGTGAAAAATTTCATTCTGGCGTGAAGATCGGCGTAGCTTCCCCCGCCCTCCGGCGCGAAATTCCACCGGTCGGCCTTGCGCGCGCGCCGCTCCTGCGGAAACCGCGCCTTCACCTCATGCGTGGTCAGTCCCTCCCAGCGGCCGAAGCCGGCTTCGGCAAGACGGTCGTCGCTCTCGATCGACGTCTCGGGCAGGGCGAGTTGCCGGGCCAGGATGCGCGCCGTCTCGAGGCATCGCGTGAGGGGCGAACTGACGACGCGCAACGGCAAGTCCGGTCGTGCGACGTCGGCGAGATGATCCGCCAGGCGCCGCCCGTTCGCCGCGGCGTCCGCCATCCCCGCGGCCGACAGCGGTATATCGGTCCGGCCCTGGAACCGCCCTTCCTCGTTCCAGGCGGTCCTGCCGTGCCTCACGATGAAGAACGTGCTGTTGATCATGATTTATCTTGTCATTGCGGCCGGCTATGCCATGCCTATCGGCGGGCGCAAGTCTTGACAATGATCGAGGCGAAGGGAGCGGAAATGGGAATGGTGGCAGAACCGTTGCGTGCCTGGCCGAGGCTGCTTGCCTTCGCCGTCCTGGCCATCCTCACGGCGCTGCCGGTTGCGGGCGCGCAGGCGCAGATCCCGCTGCAGGCGCTCGCTCAGGGCAAGCCCGCGGAGGGTCCGGATTCGTCGGGATACGAGGCGCTCCTGCAGCAGGCGCAGCGCGACGGTTCGACCGTCATCATCATGCAGCCGGCCGGCACTGGCCAGGCGGCCACGCCGGAGATGCCCATGGCGATGGCCCTTTCCAGCGAGAATCTGCTGAAGGCACGCGAGAGCCTGAAGCGAATGGTCGTGAATTCGCTCACCTATGTCGACTTTCTCCCGGAATCGCTGAAGGCGGCCAGTCCCGACGGAACGGCGCTCTGGCTGCTGCTTGCCGCCGCCACGGCGGTGGGCGGCCTGGTGGCGGGCCGGCTCGTGTTCTGGCAGGTCACGCGCTGGGGACGCGGGCATTTCCGTCACCTCTACCGCGAGGACGAGACGATCCTCTCGCGCAAGCTCGGCTACATCCTGTTCCGAGCCGGATGGATGCTGCTCAGCGCCGGGATCATGTTCGTCACGGCCGTGCTCGTCGCGGTGGTCTTCGATTCCGGACACCAGCCGTCCCGCGACACGATCTTCGTGATCATCTCCACCTACGTGGTCTATCGCATCGTCCGCTCGGTGATCTTCTGGAACTTCTTTGCGCCGAACTCGTCCGCACACAGGCTGATCCACCTCCCGGACGCGGCCGCCCAGAAGCTCTTCAACCACTGGGCCATCGTCCTGTCCGTCGGCGCCGTCGTGATCGGCCTCTGCCGCTGGATCCTGATCCTCACGCCGCCCGGCAGCGTCACCGACATGTCGATGGTGGCGGTGAACCAGGACGCCCAGAATCTCGCCTTCATTCTCGGCATGCTGCTCTGCGCGGCCATGATGGGCGCCCTGGCCATCATCCATCGCCGCGACCTGACCGGCATCGTCCTCGGCACTGACGATCCGCAGAAGGCGCCGCTTCTCAACCGGGTGTTCGCCGTCGCGGCGCTGCCGCTGGCCATCGTCTACCTCATCGTGGCCTGGCTCGTCAGTTCCGTCCGGCTGACGCTCGGTCTGCCGGGCGGTTACGTCCCGGTGCTGGCCCCGATCATCGTCTTCGTCGCAGGCATCTTCGCCTATGCGATCGCGGCCTATCTGCTCGAGATCGTCTACGAGCGCCGGGCCGCCTCGCATCGCCGCCGCCAGATCCTGAAGCAGCAGGCGGAGCGGCGAGCCTGGCGGCGTGCCCAGGCGTCGAAGGAACTCATGTCGGCCATGAACGAAGACATGCGCGACATGCTGGAGGACGGCGACGAGATGACGGTCATGGCCCCGGTCCAGCCGCCCAAGACGCAGATCCGGCCCTACTTCCCCGCCTTCAAGGTATTCTTCCAGAACACCATCCAGGCGACGATCCTGGTGGTCTGCGCGGGCGAACTCGCCAGGCTGTGGGGGCTCGACCTCGGCCGCGATGGAGGACATCCGGTCGCCGCCGCGCTCGACATCCTGCTTGTCGTCATCGTCGCCCTTTCCTTCTATCGGGCGATCAACGGCTTCATCGACCACAAGATCGTCGAGGAGGGCGGGACGCTGGACGGCCAGGCCGGCAATCCCGGCGAGGGAGAGGGCGAAGGCGGCAAGAGCCAGTCGCGGCTCGCCACGCTGCTCCCGATCTTCCGCAACGTCATCGTGTCTCTGCTCGCGGTCCTCGGCACGATGGTGGTTCTCGCCAATCTCGGCGTCGACGTCGGTCCGCTCTTCGCGGGCGCCGGCGTGGTGGGCATCGCCGTCGGCTTCGGCGCGCAGACCCTCATCCGCGATATCTTCTCGGGCGCCTTCTTCCTCGTCGACGATGCGTTCCGCAAGGGCGAGTACATCGAGGTGGGATCGGTCAAGGGCGTGGTGGAGAAGATATCGATGCGCTCCTTCCAGCTGCGCCACCATCTGGGCGCCGTCCATACGGTGCCGTTCGGCGAGATCACGCAGCTCACCAACTATTCGCGCGACTGGGTGATGATGAAGCTGCCGCTCCGGCTCACCTACGACACGGACGTGGAGAAGGTGCGCAAGCTGGTCAAGAAGATCGGCGCGCGACTGCTCGAGGACCCCGTCGTCGGCCATCTCTTCCTGCAGCCGCTGAAGTCGCAGGGCGTCTACGCCATGGAGGACTCGGCCATGATCATCCGCGTCAAGTTCATGACGCGGCCGGGCGACCAGTTCGTCACCCGCAAGGTCGTCTACGCCGCGATCCGCGAGGTCTTCAGCCGGGAGGGCATACGCTTCGCGCATCGCGAGGTGACGGTGCGTCTGGCCGACGGCCAGAAGGCGGACGAGTTGACGAAGGAACAGAAGGACGCGATCACGGGGTCCGTCCGGGCGGTCATCGACGATGCCCAGGCTATGGCAGCCGATGCGGGCAAGACCGCCGCCGGCGCCCTCTGACGACGAACGGAAGAACGCGGCCAGCATGCCCCTGTCCCTCGCGCCGATCGATTCGGCCTCAGCCTTCGGAACCCGCGCGCCGGGGCGCTTCGCGTGTCTCGTCTGGGCGCTGACCGTTTCGGCCGGGATCCCGCAGGCGCGCCGCAAGGCGATCCGCAAGCACTTCGCCGCGAGGCTTGCCGGCCCCTTCGACGTGACGGCGGGCGGCATCGCCTTCCGTGCCTATCCGGCGGAAAACCGCGACGACCGCATGCTGGTCGGCCGCGGTGAACTGCCGGAGGCGGAGGAGCACGCGCTCGTCGCGCCGCTGCTGAAGCCGGACATGGTCTTCGTCGACATCGGCGCCAATGTCGGCACCTACGCTCTCTTCGTGGCCACGCGCGCCGGACCGGGCGCCCGCGTGCTCGCGTTCGAGCCGCATCCGCGCACCTTCGCCAAGCTCGCCTTCAACCTCTGCGCCAATGGCGCCCGGAACGTCGTCGCCAGGAACCTCGCCATCGCCGCGGCGGCCGGCACGATGGAGCTCTATTCGGACGGTGGCGGCAACGTCGGTCACGCCTCGCTCCTGAAGGAGGGAGCAGGAACGGTCCGCAGCACCCAGTCGGTGCAGGTCGCGCCCCTCGCCGCCATCCTCGCGGAGGAAGGCATCGAGGCGATCGACCTCCTGAAGATCGACGTCGAGGGCTTCGAGGACCGCGCCCTTCTGCCGCTCTTCGACCAGGCGCCGGAACGGCTCTGGCCGGCGGCCATCCTCATCGAGACCGTGCTGTCGACGCTCTGGCAGCACGATTGCCTCGCCGTCCTGGCCGAGAAGGGCTATCGCCGCGCCGGCGAAACGGCCGAGAACGTGCTTCTGGTGCGCACGACGCCCTGACGCCACGGGACGCTCCGGGATCGGGCAACGTCCACGCCCACGGACGGGGATGAAGCGCCGGGCTACCGGCCGCAACATCAAGAATCTTGCGCAGACCGGACCCCCGCCCGAAACAGATTCATGCAATCGCGGGTCTTCGAGCGCAATTTTGCGTGTGCGGCGCACAATTTGAAATGGCGAGGCTCGCAAAACGGTGCAAGTCTGTGACAGAGTTCCGATCCTCAATCAGGAGTGCACCATGATTTTCACGAAGACGAAGATGGCCGGTCTCGGTCTGGCGATCACGATGGCGGGCGCGATGGCGGCGCAGGCCGAGCCCGTGAAGATCGGCAGCAAGAACTTCACCGAACAGTTCGTCGTGGCGGAGATCTATGCGCAGGCGCTGGAGAAGGCCGGCATCGAGGTCCAGAAGCGCCTGAACCTCGGTGCGACGCAGATCGCCCACACCGCTCTGACGAGCGGCGAGATCGACCTCTACCCGGAATACACCGGCACCGCCCTCGCGGCGATCGTCAAGGGCGAGCTTACCAGCGACGCCGACCAGATCTATGCCGACGTCAAGACCTACTACGAGAATGAACTGAACCTGACGCTGCTCGAGCCGACGGCCATCAACAACGGCTACGCCATCATCCTCCTGCCGGAGACGGCCGAGGCCAACAACCTCAAGACCCTCAGCGATCTCGGCCCCGCCTCCAAGGATCTGACCTTCGGCGCGGAAGGCACCTTCGGCGAGCGCAAGGACGGCCTGCCGGGCCTCGAGGCGGTCTACGGCATCAAGTTCAAGGAATTCGTCCAGTTCGCCAAGCTCGGCATCCGCTACAGCGCGCTGACCAGCGAGCAGATCGACGTCTCCTTCGGCTTCTCCACCGACTGGCAGATCGAAGACAGCAAGCTTGCCGTTCTCGAAGACGACAAGAACCTGTTCCCGCCCTACTATCTCGTGCCGATCGTGCGCCAGGACGCGCTGGCGGCGAACCCGAAGATCGCCGAGGTGCTCAACAGGATCGCTCCGCTTTTGACCAACGAGAAGATGCGCGCGATGAATGCCGCGGTCGAGCGCGACCGCCGGGAGCCGGCCGAGGTGGCCGCGGAATTCCTTGCCGCGGAAGGAATGTGATCCCGGATTGCCCGCCCGCCTGAGGCGCGGCGGGCAATCCCTTCAACGAGTTGGTTCCAGATGATGGTCCGCATTTGACCTGGGCACACAAGAACCTCGGTCTGATCGCCGAGGCGGCGGGCCAGCACCTGACGCTGTCGTTCCTGTCGGTCCTGATCGGCTGCGCCATCGCGCTCGTGCTGGGCGTCATATCCGCGCGTCGCCCACGCCTCTACGTGGCGTTCCTGACGATCGCCGGCATCGTCTTCGTCATCCCGAGCCTCGCCCTGTTTGCCTTCCTGATCCCGATCATGGGACTGGGCATGAAACCCGCGCTCACGGGCCTGTCCTCCTATTGCGTGCTGATCCTCTTGCGCAACGTCGTGACCGGGCTCCGCAACGTCCCCGCCGAGGTGCTGGACGCCGCCGACGGCATGGGCTTCAGCCGCTGGCAGCGCCTCGTCAGGATCGAGCTGCCGCTGGCCCTGCCCCTGATCGTCTCCGGCATCCGGATCGCGCT
The nucleotide sequence above comes from Aquibium microcysteis. Encoded proteins:
- a CDS encoding ABC transporter permease, with translation MTWAHKNLGLIAEAAGQHLTLSFLSVLIGCAIALVLGVISARRPRLYVAFLTIAGIVFVIPSLALFAFLIPIMGLGMKPALTGLSSYCVLILLRNVVTGLRNVPAEVLDAADGMGFSRWQRLVRIELPLALPLIVSGIRIALVTVIGIATIAAFIDAGGLGSIILQGIDQNWPEKIIVGGVLTALIAVFFDLLLTWIERRLQRWRQA